Proteins encoded together in one Cyanobium sp. WAJ14-Wanaka window:
- the cobM gene encoding precorrin-4 C(11)-methyltransferase: MSSSKVWIVGAGPGAPDLLTLRAAAAIAQADVLVWTDSLVNPQIAGMAPAGCEQIRTSTLTLEEVMAAVLERAAAGKNVVRLHDGDPCLYGAMAEQICRLADADIGVEVVPGISAYQATAASLQSELTIPGLVQTIVLSRAGGRTGVPESESLARLAALRASLCLYLSARHVEEVQAELLRHYPAETPVAIGYRVSWPDQWLTVVPLAEMARVSQERQLIRTTLYVVSPALNPPGEARSKLYSASHNHLFRGGA; the protein is encoded by the coding sequence TTGAGCTCTTCCAAGGTATGGATTGTGGGCGCCGGCCCTGGCGCACCCGACCTACTCACCCTGCGGGCAGCGGCCGCCATCGCCCAAGCCGATGTATTGGTCTGGACCGACTCCCTGGTGAATCCCCAAATTGCCGGCATGGCCCCGGCAGGTTGCGAGCAAATCCGAACCAGCACCCTCACCCTGGAAGAGGTGATGGCCGCCGTGCTGGAGCGGGCAGCCGCCGGCAAAAACGTGGTGCGCCTGCACGACGGTGATCCCTGCCTATACGGCGCCATGGCCGAGCAAATTTGCCGTCTTGCCGATGCCGATATCGGCGTTGAGGTGGTGCCAGGCATCAGCGCCTATCAGGCAACCGCCGCATCCCTGCAGAGCGAACTAACCATCCCGGGGCTGGTCCAAACGATCGTGCTCAGCCGGGCGGGGGGCCGCACCGGCGTACCGGAAAGCGAATCCCTGGCCAGGCTGGCGGCCCTGCGCGCTTCCCTTTGCCTCTACCTAAGCGCCCGCCATGTGGAGGAGGTGCAGGCCGAACTGCTGCGCCACTACCCCGCCGAAACGCCCGTAGCAATCGGCTATCGGGTGAGCTGGCCCGACCAATGGCTCACGGTGGTGCCCCTAGCTGAGATGGCCCGGGTGAGCCAGGAACGCCAACTAATTCGCACCACGCTCTACGTGGTTAGTCCCGCCCTTAATCCCCCTGGGGAGGCCCGCTCCAAGCTCTACTCCGCCAGCCACAACCACCTGTTTCGAGGCGGGGCCTAG
- the lgt gene encoding prolipoprotein diacylglyceryl transferase — protein sequence MPVLAFTSPGPLVFQLGPFALRWYGLLIALAVLVGLAVASRLAKQRSIDPAQIADLLPLLVLGAVLGARIYYVLLEWRLYSGDWLSALAIWRGGIAIHGALIGGSLATVLFCRWRKLPFWSLLDVLLPAVVLGQAIGRWGNFFNSEAFGLPTNLPWKLTIAPAIARNAGFWNNSTFHPTFLYESIWNIGVFLLLLQLFRLAKKDRIQLPAGAVSCVYLIAYSAGRVWIEGLRIDPLCLFSTPPFCTGGVRMAQLVSLALIALGSLGLWRLYGQKRPLPDPSGVTN from the coding sequence ATCCCAGTCCTGGCTTTTACTTCCCCGGGGCCCCTGGTTTTCCAGCTGGGCCCCTTTGCCTTGCGCTGGTATGGCCTGCTAATTGCCCTGGCGGTGCTGGTGGGATTGGCAGTCGCTAGCCGCCTAGCGAAGCAGAGATCAATTGATCCCGCCCAAATTGCCGACCTATTGCCCCTACTGGTGTTGGGGGCTGTTTTAGGGGCAAGGATCTACTACGTGCTGCTGGAGTGGCGGCTCTATAGCGGCGACTGGCTTTCTGCCCTGGCCATTTGGCGCGGGGGCATTGCCATCCACGGTGCCCTGATCGGCGGCAGCTTGGCCACGGTCCTGTTTTGTCGCTGGCGCAAGTTGCCCTTTTGGTCTTTGCTAGATGTCTTACTGCCGGCGGTGGTGTTGGGCCAGGCAATTGGCCGCTGGGGAAATTTCTTCAATTCAGAGGCGTTTGGTCTGCCCACAAACCTGCCCTGGAAGCTGACCATCGCCCCAGCCATTGCCCGCAATGCTGGCTTCTGGAATAACAGCACCTTCCACCCCACCTTCCTCTACGAATCGATCTGGAATATCGGCGTTTTCCTGCTGCTCCTCCAACTATTTCGCCTGGCAAAAAAGGACCGGATTCAATTGCCGGCTGGGGCGGTGAGCTGCGTTTATTTGATTGCCTACAGCGCCGGCCGGGTCTGGATTGAGGGATTGCGCATCGATCCCCTTTGCCTTTTTTCCACCCCCCCCTTTTGCACCGGTGGGGTAAGGATGGCCCAACTGGTGAGCCTGGCCTTGATCGCCCTGGGCAGCCTGGGGCTCTGGCGGCTCTATGGCCAGAAGAGGCCCTTACCCGATCCCAGTGGAGTAACGAATTGA
- the petA gene encoding cytochrome f, with amino-acid sequence MRRNLSFLLGSLLGLAVLLTGATPSWAYPFWAQQNYDSPREATGKLVCANCHLAKKATHVEVPQAVFPDTVFKAVVEIPYDTSVQQVSGDGSLAGLNVGAVVMLPDGFTLAPQDRLSDELKEETAGVYYTQYSDDQPNILLVGPLPGDQHQEIVFPILSPDPSTNSAISFGKYQLHVGGNRGRGQVYPTGEKSNNGVFTATAAGKVSAITASDNGASVVEITADDGSKATETVPAGPSITVAIGDVVAAGAPLTNDPNVGGFGQLDAEIVLQNPVRIYGLLAFFAAIALAQIMLVLKKRQVEKVQAAEGI; translated from the coding sequence ATACGTCGCAACCTCTCTTTCCTGCTCGGCTCCCTGCTCGGCTTGGCCGTGCTCCTGACCGGCGCCACCCCCAGCTGGGCATACCCCTTCTGGGCCCAGCAGAACTACGACAGCCCCAGGGAAGCCACCGGCAAACTGGTCTGCGCCAACTGCCACCTGGCCAAGAAAGCCACCCATGTGGAAGTTCCCCAGGCCGTCTTCCCCGATACGGTCTTCAAGGCTGTGGTGGAGATCCCCTATGACACCTCCGTCCAGCAGGTCTCCGGTGATGGCAGCCTCGCCGGCCTAAACGTGGGCGCGGTGGTGATGCTCCCCGACGGATTCACCCTTGCTCCCCAGGACCGCCTTAGCGACGAGCTGAAGGAAGAAACCGCTGGGGTTTATTACACCCAATACTCCGACGACCAGCCCAACATCCTGCTGGTGGGCCCCCTGCCTGGGGACCAGCACCAGGAAATTGTCTTCCCGATCCTCTCTCCCGATCCCTCCACCAACAGCGCCATCAGCTTTGGTAAGTACCAACTGCACGTAGGCGGTAACCGGGGCCGGGGCCAGGTGTATCCCACCGGCGAGAAGTCCAACAACGGCGTCTTCACCGCCACTGCTGCCGGCAAGGTTTCGGCAATCACCGCTAGCGACAACGGTGCATCGGTTGTTGAGATCACCGCCGATGACGGCAGCAAGGCAACCGAAACGGTGCCCGCTGGCCCCTCCATCACCGTCGCCATCGGCGATGTGGTGGCGGCAGGAGCTCCCCTAACCAACGATCCGAACGTGGGTGGCTTCGGCCAACTAGATGCCGAGATCGTCCTGCAAAACCCCGTGCGCATCTACGGCCTACTGGCCTTCTTCGCCGCGATTGCCCTGGCCCAAATCATGCTGGTGCTCAAGAAACGCCAGGTGGAGAAAGTTCAAGCCGCTGAGGGCATTTGA
- the petC gene encoding cytochrome b6-f complex iron-sulfur subunit yields the protein MTQMPASASNGDVPGMGRRQFMNLLTFGSVTGVALGALYPVVNYFIPPKAAGGGGGTTAKDELGNSVTATGWLSTHKEGDRNLVQGLKGDPTYLIVEGSDAIGSYGINAICTHLGCVVPWNSGANKFMCPCHGSQYDATGKVVRGPAPLSLALAHVSVENDNVFLSQWTETDFRTGDKPWWA from the coding sequence ATGACCCAGATGCCAGCGAGCGCTTCGAACGGTGATGTGCCCGGAATGGGTCGTCGCCAGTTCATGAACCTGCTGACCTTCGGGTCGGTCACTGGCGTTGCCCTTGGGGCGCTCTACCCAGTGGTCAACTACTTCATCCCCCCCAAGGCTGCTGGGGGTGGCGGTGGCACCACCGCCAAGGACGAACTCGGCAACAGCGTTACGGCCACCGGTTGGCTGAGCACCCACAAGGAGGGCGACCGCAATCTGGTGCAGGGCCTCAAGGGTGATCCCACCTACCTGATCGTGGAAGGCTCCGATGCCATCGGCAGCTACGGGATCAACGCCATCTGCACGCACCTGGGCTGCGTGGTGCCCTGGAACAGTGGGGCCAACAAGTTCATGTGCCCCTGCCATGGATCCCAATACGACGCCACCGGCAAGGTGGTGAGGGGGCCAGCTCCCCTATCCCTGGCCCTGGCCCATGTCTCGGTTGAGAACGACAACGTCTTTTTGAGCCAGTGGACAGAAACCGACTTCCGGACCGGTGACAAGCCCTGGTGGGCCTGA